In Onychostoma macrolepis isolate SWU-2019 chromosome 14, ASM1243209v1, whole genome shotgun sequence, a single window of DNA contains:
- the matr3l1.2 gene encoding matrin 3-like 1.2, producing the protein MSQKLTGDDAQKGFAVGRGLLAAAETLNFSMGETHSDPYGSSSQSHSGMSGLGGGEGKDHDSQLSRRAGSHISNTMKLFASLGLSPTDLDALAQVPEENISVETLPHLIMQLKNRKMEAGRRMTGDMSTLSSETSYRGGRDDWGGSQGGRLDRSGGQAQSRSQSDFGYTSMQESSGRGYDMLDYSSGSGRDRQYSDLSHDSYRSLGVSTSSASDDMFMQRRMGTPSQGKVQDFLGVMPLMFPHVCSLCDFDVHSVMEWTQHTNGIRHSENRRLLLQMYPDWDPQLPSSRKSLSLDTKSRSDGLLGAAPIGASLQRTGMSSSWGSDSSMGISKMTSYSTVPPKIRSRVVVAKYERKPMSPNSLFALAKPFGTICENLILKNKAFLEMQTHEEALAMANYYQRKPAILHGKEIHIYLSKELMAIEKSGRPDRETKPMKRVSQVVFFSNLPRGSEKKMELLTIARRFGTVEKHLFLNDEAFVQLSNPEDAEMLVKYYTLNPLTINKRSIRLNICTKYKTLTVPPGKGEQPREGPPRKSSTSSSATSRTGDKPSSKTQRSSSTSKSKGSSVEKEEEPKPEEAEALGHGSGDEDADVMEARDGDEEGFEEVEAEADADDVEITCDPEQATEQQEDIDDTNVEEVEGEEEEEEEDPEAQQTVDASYDAETAENQEDSDEKQEETEVEEPAASEAEQKEDTSDHPKDPEEQNEEQPEDEGAEEDNAEQEGQNETDFPENIDEFVTLDELAEEEDTEKQDSKSKAKNTSGSSKDNGGLRVVNVVGFKRGYGYLDEVLALAKPFGKVVRHLVLDVRPEAFLELSNEQEARAMASFYSGNVMPSVCGKPVKVYHSQSYPTIQSGRVIYIRNVPPFKGSDSLILKIAEPFGKIKRYFLHRLRNECFIEMERWEDAEKMAAAYKENRPKFEGKRLVVYMSRKYKQLKHGHRPPSPEPEDKRPLKRERSGESETQSNSSGKSKNKKEGEPSVKKMKVEEPVIDKAEKEESQEEKESQNVSVETVPEVKSEQEVEQIKDASEHQNMETEPQDEETDATPPESETSVKTEEKPIITTSPEIKPETTHATLEPYDSNVPVGVEFVKMGYYCRVCFLFYSNEDTAKKIHCSSQAHYDKLKKYLEKEKAKAQSNGAKK; encoded by the exons ATGTCACAGAAACTGACCGGTGATGATGCTCAGAAAGGCTTTGCTGTTGGCCGAGGGCTTTTGGCAGCCGCCGAGACTTTGAACTTTAGTATGGGCGAGACTCACTCGGACCCCTACGGCTCGTCTTCCCAGTCTCATAGTGGCATGTCTGGTTTGGGTGGAGGGGAGGGAAAAGACCATGACTCTCAGCTGTCCCGCCGAGCGGGCAGCCACATTAGCAATACCATGAAACTGTTTGCCAGCCTAGGCCTGTCGCCCACCGATCTGGACGCGCTGGCGCAGGTTCCAGAGGAGAACATCAGCGTGGAGACCTTGCCCCATCTTATCATGCAACTTAAGAACCGCAAGATGGAAGCCGGCCGCCGCATGACTGGTGACATGTCGACCCTTTCTTCTGAGACTTCGTACAGAGGCGGCCGAGACGATTGGGGCGGCTCGCAGGGCGGAAGATTGGACCGTTCCGGAGGGCAGGCTCAAAGCCGCTCGCAAAGCGACTTCGGTTATACTTCCATGCAAGAATCGTCCGGTCGTGGATACGACATGTTAGATTACAGTAGCGGTAGCGGCAGAGACCGCCAGTATTCTGATCTTTCCCATGACTCCTACCGCAGCCTTGGCGTGTCGACGTCATCGGCATCTGACGACATGTTCATGCAGAGAAGGATGGGCACCCCGTCTCAGGGAAAAGTGCAGGATTTCTTGGGAGTCATGCCTCTCATGTTTCCCCATGTGTGCTCCCTTTGTGATTTTGATGTGCACTCTGTTATG GAATGGACTCAACACACGAATGGGATTCGTCACTCTGAAAACCGTAGACTCCTTCTGCAAAT GTACCCGGACTGGGATCCTCAATTGCCCTCTAGTCGCAA GTCCCTTTCCCTGGACACGAAGAGTCGTTCAGATGGCTTGTTGGGGGCGGCTCCAATTGGTGCCAGTCTACAAAGAACGGGGATGAGCTCCAGCTGGG gatccgATTCCAGTATGGGAATAAGTAAAATGACGTCGTATTCAACAGTACCACCCAAG ataaGAAGTAGGGTGGTCGTGGCAAAATACGAAAGGAAACCGATGTCTCCAAACAGCCTGTTTGCCTTGGCAAAACCCTTTGGCACCATCTGTGAAAATCTGATACTGAAGAACAAG GCTTTCCTGGAGATGCAGACTCATGAGGAGGCTTTGGCCATGGCTAATTATTACCAGCGTAAACCTGCCATTTTGCATGGGAAAGAGATACACATTTATTTGTCAAAGGAACTAATGGCTATTGAG AAAAGTGGAAGGCCAGACCGAGAAACTAAGCCCATGAAGAGAGTCAGCCAGGTGGTGTTTTTCTCCAATTTACCACGAGGTAGTGAGAAGAAAATGGAGCTCCTCACAATAGCTCGCAGATTTGGCACGGTTGAGAAGCATCTCTTTCTAAATGATGAG GCATTTGTGCAACTGAGCAATCCTGAGGATGCAGAAATGTTGGTGAAGTACTACACCCTCAATCCTTTGACCATCAATAAAAGATCCATTCGACTGAACATCTGCACAAAGTATAAGACTCTAAC GGTCCCACCAGGCAAGGGCGAGCAACCAAGGGAAGGACCTCCCCGTAAGAGCAGCACTAGCAGCAGTGCCACCAGCAGAACTGGTGATAAACCATCATCGAAGACCCAGAGGTCCTCCTCTACATCCAAATCCAAAGGGAGCTCTGTTGAGAAAGAAGAGGAACCAAAGCCTGAGGAAGCAGAAGCCCTGGGCCATGGGTCGGGAGACGAAGACGCCGATGTTATGGAAGCACGTGATGGAGACGAAGAGGGTTTTGAAGAAGTAGAAGCAGAAGCAGATGCAGATGATGTCGAAATCACCTGTGATCCAGAGCAAGCCACTGAACAGCAAGAAGATATTGATGACACCAATGtagaggaggtggagggggaggaggaggaggaagaggaggaccCTGAAGCGCAGCAAACCGTAGATGCCTCCTATGATGCCGAGACCGCAGAGAACCAAGAGGACTCTGATGAAAAACAGGAAGAGACTGAGGTGGAGGAACCTGCAGCATCTGAAGCAGAGCAGAAGGAGGACACCTCTGATCATCCTAAAGACCCTGAGGAACAGAATGAAGAACAACCTGAAGATGAGGGTGCTGAAGAGGACAATGCAGAGCAG GAGGGCCAGAATGAAACTGATTTTCCTGAGAACATAGATGAGTTTGTTACTCTTGATGAGCTAGCAGAGGAGGAGGACACCGAGAAACAAGACTCAAAGTCCAAAGCTAAAAACACATCAG GAAGTTCCAAGGATAATGGA GGATTGAGAGTTGTGAATGTTGTTGGGTTTAAACGTGGCTACGGTTATCTGGATGAAGTCCTTGCTCTTGCAAAGCCATTTGGTAAAGTGGTGCGGCACCTGGTTCTGGATGTGAGGCCTGAG GCCTTTCTGGAGCTCTCCAATGAACAAGAGGCAAGAGCAATGGCTAGTTTCTACAGTGGAAATGTCATGCCATCTGTGTGTGGAAAGCCTGTGAAGGTCTATCATTCACAATCCTATCCAACCATCCAG AGTGGCAGAGTCATCTACATTCGTAATGTTCCACCCTTCAAAGGCTCAGATTCCTTAATTCTGAAAATCGCAGAACCATTTGGAAAAATTAAAAGATACTTTCTGCACCGATTACGCAATGag tgctTCATTGAGATGGAAAGATGGGAAGATGCTGAGAAAATGGCAGCGGCCTACAAGGAAAATCGACCTAAATTTGAAGGCAAACGACTGGTTGTCTACATGAGCAGGAAATATAAGCAACTCAAGCATGG ACACAGACCTCCAAGCCCAGAGCCTGAGGACAAACGACCACTCAAGAGGGAGCGCTCCGGAGAGTCTGAGACCCAGAGCAACTCCTCTGGCAAAAGTAAGAATAAGAAAGAGGGAGAGCCTTCTGTCAAGAAGATGAAAGTGGAAGAGCCTGTCATTGATAAAGCTGAGAAAGAGGAGAGCCAGGAAGAGAAGGAAAGCCAAAATGTTTCAGTAGAAACCGTTCCTGAAGTGAAGAGCGAGCAAGAGGTGGAACAAATCAAAGACGCATCAGAGCACCAGAATATGGAGACT GAGCCACAAGATGAAGAGACTGATGCTACTCCCCCTGAATCAGAGACGAGCGTGAAGACTGAGGAAAAACCCATTATAACAACATCGCCTGAAATAAAGCCTGAAACTACCCATGCTACTCTTGAGCCATATGATTCTAATGTCCCAGTGG GTGTAGAGTTTGTGAAGATGGGATATTACTGCAGAGTCTGCTTCCTGTTTTACTCTAATGAAGACACCGCAAAGAAGATCCACTGCAGTAGCCAAGCACACTACGATAAACTTAAg AAATATTTGGAAAAGGAGAAAGCCAAAGCACAGAGTAATGGAGCGAAGAAATAA